In a single window of the Littorina saxatilis isolate snail1 linkage group LG3, US_GU_Lsax_2.0, whole genome shotgun sequence genome:
- the LOC138961495 gene encoding uncharacterized protein, protein MDEATFTQQLQAAFVEDQEDDAQKLIVEDQEDDAQQLIKSKTHARNLIKTYAQQFPAATGKLLGEVFSKQMVSFGWVNSVLADRASEFRSVKEAFLAQLARCNHWDFLQIVWNSNWRTRLLMHFHENKDDVGLFLRNLSERRKVTEINLFLADSLHNALFTEVVCVLGDPETHPSSVWTDTNSLVYDRVYKSIVNSFNEDKLDSAFYAVGVDERYACQYLKTLLAARLRKWRQVTMAVSRGRVVLLKGADEVFVRAMQCRAWSCAAHVLNAVMLEKDVNETEFLLDIQYKAEVRLMGKLRYSAILIPFVQQCRRLKLYAAGALFAAWDRKWKVVENLLDHLQQGSGDNANLVLLEELLKNRKFRLVYNWLQRPTQHKLWPKYVDSILWETIVNCKNPEAHALAEQLMDRCEDGSLISQVLYHIILYCQRDLLHKFLAKDLLRRTEDLDFALHCAVDMFGSTVALGDAFPELPRYQVVLKCLEAGCSARLSQSAKLPLDVAVRHGLVPVIQLFYQTGAYGNSVFHRIHAELTNGSGDNSPKRNAAEVEECLQQLVDTPRSLLSACCVTVSRLMGSCADRKERALGLGLPILITRKVLFLDILYPDSRP, encoded by the coding sequence ATGGATGAGGCCACATTCACACAGCAACTGCAAGCTGCCTTTGTTGAGGACCAGGAAGATGATGCACAAAAGCTCATTGTTGAGGACCAGGAAGATGATGCACAACAGCTCattaaaagtaaaacacatgcCCGAAACCTCATCAAAACATATGCCCAGCAATTCCCAGCAGCCACAGGGAAACTGTTAGGTGAAGTCTTTTCAAAGCAAATGGTGTCGTTCGGGTGGGTTAACAGTGTTTTGGCTGACAGAGCTTCAGAGTTCAGAAGTGTCAAGGAGGCGTTTCTTGCACAACTTGCAAGGTGTAATCATTGGGACTTCTTGCAAATTGTCTGGAATTCAAATTGGCGAACCCGCCTCCTCATGCATTTCCATGAGAACAAGGATGACGTAGGTTTGTTTTTGAGAAACCTAAGCGAACGGAGGAAGGTCACCGAAATCAATCTCTTTTTAGCGGACTCGCTCCACAATGCTTTGTTTACAGAAGTTGTGTGCGTTCTGGGAGACCCAGAGACTCACCCATCGTCTGTTTGGACTGACACCAACAGCCTTGTGTATGACCGTGTGTACAAAAGCATCGTAAACAGCTTTAACGAGGACAAGCTGGACAGTGCATTTTACGCTGTAGGCGTTGACGAACGCTATGCCTGTCAGTACCTCAAGACTTTGCTGGCCGCTCGCCTGCGCAAGTGGAGGCAGGTGACGATGGCTGTGAGCAGAGGGCGTGTGGTGCTGCTAAAGGGGGCCGACGAAGTCTTCGTTCGAGCCATGCAGTGTCGGGCGTGGAGCTGTGCGGCCCATGTTTTGAACGCTGTCATGCTGGAAAAGGACGTCAACGAGACGGAGTTCTTGCTGGACATCCAGTACAAGGCTGAGGTACGCTTGATGGGAAAGCTGCGTTACAGCGCCATCCTGATACCTTTCGTGCAGCAGTGCAGGCGCCTCAAGCTGTATGCGGCTGGAGCTCTGTTCGCAGCCTGGGACAGAAAATGGAAGGTGGTGGAGAACTTGCTGGACCATCTCCAGCAGGGGAGCGGCGACAACGCCAACCTGGTGCTGCTGGAGGAGCTGCTGAAGAACCGCAAGTTCCGCCTGGTGTACAACTGGCTGCAGCGCCCCACCCAGCACAAGCTGTGGCCCAAGTACGTGGACTCCATCTTGTGGGAGACCATCGTCAACTGCAAGAACCCCGAGGCCCACGCCCTGGCTGAGCAGCTGATGGACCGGTGTGAGGATGGCAGCCTGATAAGCCAGGTGCTGTACCACATCATCCTCTACTGTCAGAGGGACCTGCTGCACAAGTTCCTGGCCAAGGATCTGTTGCGGCGCACCGAAGACCTGGATTTTGCTCTGCACTGCGCTGTGGACATGTTCGGCTCCACTGTGGCCCTGGGCGACGCCTTCCCAGAACTTCCACGCTATCAGGTGGTGCTGAAGTGCCTCGAAGCCGGCTGTTCCGCTCGACTGAGCCAGTCGGCCAAACTGCCGTTGGATGTGGCCGTCAGACACGGGCTGGTGCCTGTGATCCAGCTTTTCTATCAGACTGGTGCTTACGGCAACTCGGTGTTCCATCGCATTCACGCTGAACTGACGAACGGGTCGGGCGACAACAGTCCCAAGAGAAACGCTGCAGAAGTGGAGGAGTGTTTACAGCAGTTAGTGGACACGCCTCGCTCGCTGCTGAGCGCGTGCTGCGTCACTGTGTCGCGGCTGATGGGTTCTTGTGCCGATCGCAAGGAGCGAGCGTTGGGACTGGGCTTGCCTATATTAATAACTAGAAAAGTGCTTTTCCTTGACATTCTTTATCCTGACTCAAGGCCTTGA
- the LOC138961494 gene encoding uncharacterized protein: MDEAIFTQQLQAAFVEDQEDDAQQLIKSKTHARNLIKTYAQQFPAATGKLLGEVFSKQMVSFGWVNSVLADRASEFRSVKEAFLAELARCNQWDLLQIVWNSNWQTRLLMHFHENKDDVALFLRNLSERRKVTEINLFLADSLHNALFTEVVCVLGDPETHQMSGWTNTNSLVYNRVYKSIVNSVNEDKLDSAFYAVGVDERYACQYLKTLLAARLRKWSQVTMAVSRGRVVLLNGAYEVFVRAMQCQAWSCAAHVLNAVMLEKDDNKTPEFLLEIQSKAEERLMGKLRYRAILIPFVQQCRRLKLYAAGALFATWARKWKVVETLLGHLQQGSGDNANLVLLGELLGNRKFRLVYDWLQRPTQHKLWPKYVDSILSETIVNCKKPEAHALAEQLMDRCENDSLMGQVLYSIIFYCQRDLLHKFLAKDLLRRTKVKDLDSALQCAMNMFGSTVAPGDAFPELPRYQVVLKCLEAGCSARLSQSAKLPLDVAIRHGLVPVIQLFYQTGAYGNSVFYRIHAELTNGSGDNSRKRNAAEVEECLQQLVDTPRSLLSACCVTVSRLIGSCADRKERALGLGLPILITRKVLFLDILYPDSRP; encoded by the coding sequence ATGGATGAGGCCATATTCACACAGCAACTGCAAGCTGCCTTTGTTGAGGACCAGGAAGATGATGCACAACAGCTcataaaaagtaaaacacaCGCCCGAAACCTCATCAAAACGTATGCCCAGCAATTCCCAGCAGCCACAGGGAAACTGTTAGGTGAAGTCTTTTCAAAGCAAATGGTGTCGTTCGGGTGGGTTAACAGTGTTTTGGCTGACAGAGCTTCAGAGTTCAGAAGTGTCAAGGAGGCGTTTCTTGCAGAACTTGCAAGATGTAATCAGTGGGACTTATTGCAAATTGTCTGGAATTCAAATTGGCAAACCCGCCTCCTCATGCATTTCCATGAGAACAAGGATGACGTAGCTTTGTTTTTGAGAAACCTAAGCGAACGGAGGAAGGTCACCGAAATCAATCTCTTTTTAGCGGACTCGCTCCACAATGCTTTGTTTACAGAAGTTGTGTGCGTTCTGGGAGACCCAGAGACTCACCAAATGTCTGGTTGGACTAACACCAACAGCCTTGTGTATAACCGTGTGTACAAAAGCATCGTAAACAGCGTTAACGAGGACAAGCTGGACAGTGCATTTTACGCTGTAGGCGTTGACGAACGCTATGCCTGTCAGTACCTCAAAACTTTGCTGGCCGCTCGCCTGCGCAAGTGGAGCCAGGTGACGATGGCTGTGAGCAGAGGGCGTGTGGTGCTGCTGAATGGGGCCTACGAAGTCTTCGTTCGAGCCATGCAGTGTCAGGCGTGGAGCTGTGCGGCCCATGTTTTGAACGCTGTCATGCTGGAAAAGGACGACAACAAGACGCCCGAGTTCTTGCTGGAGATCCAGTCCAAGGCTGAGGAGCGCTTGATGGGAAAGCTGCGTTACCGCGCCATCCTGATACCCTTCGTGCAGCAGTGCAGGCGCCTGAAGCTGTATGCGGCTGGAGCTCTGTTCGCGACCTGGGCCAGAAAATGGAAGGTGGTGGAGACCTTGCTGGGCCATCTCCAGCAGGGAAGCGGCGACAACGCCAACCTGGTGCTGCTGGGTGAGCTGCTGGGGAACCGCAAGTTCCGCCTGGTGTACGACTGGCTGCAGCGCCCCACCCAGCACAAGCTGTGGCCCAAGTACGTGGACTCCATCCTGTCGGAGACCATCGTCAACTGCAAGAAACCCGAGGCCCACGCCCTGGCTGAGCAGCTGATGGACCGGTGTGAGAATGACAGCCTGATGGGCCAGGTGCTGTACAGCATCATCTTCTACTGTCAGAGGGACCTGCTGCACAAGTTCCTGGCCAAGGATCTGTTGCGGCGCACCAAGGTCAAGGACCTGGATTCTGCTCTGCAGTGCGCTATGAACATGTTCGGCTCCACTGTGGCCCCGGGCGACGCCTTCCCAGAACTTCCACGCTATCAGGTGGTGCTGAAGTGCCTCGAAGCCGGCTGTTCCGCTCGACTGAGCCAGTCGGCCAAACTGCCGTTGGATGTGGCCATCAGACACGGGCTGGTGCCTGTGATCCAGCTTTTCTATCAGACTGGTGCCTACGGCAACTCAGTGTTTTATCGCATTCACGCTGAACTGACGAACGGGTCGGGCGACAACAGTCGCAAGAGAAACGCTGCAGAAGTGGAGGAGTGTTTACAGCAGTTAGTGGACACGCCTCGCTCTCTGCTGAGCGCGTGCTGCGTCACTGTGTCGCGGCTGATTGGTTCTTGTGCCGATCGCAAGGAGCGAGCGTTGGGACTGGGCTTGCCTATATTAATAACTAGAAAAGTGCTTTTCCTGGACATTCTTTATCCTGACTCAAGGCCTTGA